In a genomic window of Roseiflexus castenholzii DSM 13941:
- a CDS encoding SDR family oxidoreductase: protein MAHVLVTGGAGFIGSHLVEALLRRGDQVRVFDNFSTGRYDNLAHIRDDIEIIEGDLRDEDAVRRAVAGVEVIFHQGALASVQRSVDDPITTNAVNVTGTLHVLTAARDAGAHRVVFASSSSVYGDTPTLPKVETQAPHPLSPYAVSKLAGEQYCMAFSSVYGLPAIALRYFNVFGPRQDPHSEYAAVIPRFIDRMVRGVPPIIYGDGLQSRDFTYIENVVDANLAAADAPADCSAVFNVGAGARTSLLELAAQINHLLGSNLAPDHQPPRPGDVRHSQASIDAIRETLGYAPRISLTEGLARTLAWFRHEGARS from the coding sequence ATGGCTCACGTTCTGGTAACCGGTGGCGCCGGCTTTATCGGTTCACACCTGGTTGAGGCGCTGCTGCGACGCGGCGATCAGGTGCGCGTCTTCGACAATTTCTCCACCGGTCGGTACGATAATCTTGCGCACATTCGTGATGATATTGAAATTATCGAGGGTGATTTGCGTGATGAAGACGCTGTGCGCCGCGCTGTCGCCGGCGTCGAGGTCATCTTTCACCAGGGTGCGCTGGCGTCGGTGCAGCGCTCAGTCGATGATCCGATTACCACGAATGCGGTAAATGTGACCGGCACGCTCCACGTGCTGACGGCAGCGCGTGACGCAGGTGCGCACCGTGTGGTCTTTGCTTCGTCATCGTCGGTCTACGGTGATACGCCAACGCTGCCCAAGGTCGAAACGCAGGCGCCGCATCCGCTCTCGCCCTATGCGGTCTCGAAACTGGCGGGCGAACAGTATTGCATGGCGTTCAGCAGCGTCTATGGTCTGCCCGCAATTGCGCTACGATATTTCAATGTATTTGGTCCCCGGCAGGACCCGCATTCGGAGTATGCCGCCGTTATTCCCCGCTTTATCGACCGGATGGTGCGCGGTGTTCCGCCGATCATCTATGGCGATGGCTTGCAGTCGCGCGATTTTACCTATATCGAGAATGTGGTGGACGCGAACCTGGCTGCAGCTGATGCGCCTGCCGATTGTTCAGCCGTCTTCAATGTCGGCGCCGGTGCGCGCACCTCGCTGCTCGAACTGGCGGCGCAGATCAACCATTTGCTGGGCAGTAATCTTGCGCCGGATCACCAACCGCCACGTCCCGGCGATGTGCGCCATTCGCAGGCAAGCATCGATGCGATCCGCGAAACATTGGGGTATGCGCCACGCATCTCACTCACCGAGGGTCTGGCGCGAACGCTCGCCTGGTTCCGTCACGAAGGAGCACGCTCATGA